Proteins from one Mus caroli chromosome 3, CAROLI_EIJ_v1.1, whole genome shotgun sequence genomic window:
- the C3H4orf17 gene encoding uncharacterized protein C4orf17 homolog yields the protein MCSAAAFQSSDVTSNRMDGNENTVHIPNYLDQEIKILAKLSEILHTDSLAEVLNWLLQASNKEKEWVSALVHSEVAEINLLTRHRTNTPTEPAAESRKPYTSGTPTTKLLQNSRAKLKALTGSRERQLHRTSSQGSEGNKPVSRGAETPLFIRRNKKQIPVTEYLNPKSPLGSNSVVSRSPKSGSARSAKGHSPQRVFYP from the exons ATGTGCTCTGCGGCTGCCTTCCAGTCCTCAGACGTGACAAGCAACAGGATGGATGGGAATGAGAACACCGTGCACATTCCCAACTACCTGGATCAGGAGATAAAG ATTCTGGCGAAGCTCTCTGAAATTTTACATACCGACTCTCTGGCGGAGGTTCTGAACTGGCTGCTTCAAGCAAGCAACAAAG AAAAGGAATGGGTATCAGCTCTGGTTCATTCTGAGGTAGCTGAGATAAACCTGCTGACTCGCCACAGAACAAACACCCCAACAGAACCAGCCGCAGAGTCCAGGAAGCCGTACACCTCCGGAACACCCACAACCAAACTGCTGCAAAACTCACGTGCAAAACTGAAAGCGCTGACTGGATCTAGAGAGCGTCAGCTACACAG AACGTCAAGTCAAGGATCCGAAGGGAACAAGCCGGTGTCACGCG ggGCGGAGACCCCACTGTTtataagaagaaacaagaagcaaATACCTGTTACAGAGTATCTCAATCCAAAGTCTCCTCTTGGGTCCAACAGTGTGGTGAGCAGATCACCAAAATCGGGGTCAGCCAGGAGTGCAAAAGGCCACAGCCCTCAAAGAGTTTTCTATCCTTAA